In Jaculus jaculus isolate mJacJac1 chromosome 23, mJacJac1.mat.Y.cur, whole genome shotgun sequence, the following proteins share a genomic window:
- the Gpr19 gene encoding probable G-protein coupled receptor 19, whose translation MVFASRMEPSKLSVVTATLQNHSCTAGPTPLPQRDLIQVLEDRSWPGNSTDLRYGPRPGEVAAASIFFGTLWLFSVFGNSLVCLVIHRSRRTQSTTNYFVVSMACADLLVSVGSTPFVLLQFATGRWTLGSAMCKVVRYFQYLTPGVQIYVLLSICIDRFYTIVYPLSFKVSREKAKKMIAASWVLDAAFVSPVLFFYGSGWDGHCNYFLPPSWQGTAYTVTHFLVGFLIPSALITLFYQKVVKYIWRLGSDGRTVRRTMNIVPRTKVRAVKMLLVLNALFALSWLPFHLAQLWHPREQDRRGSALVFTAVAWVSFGSSAAKPTLYSVYNASFRRGVKETLCMSSMKCYRSNAYTITASSRVARRNYVGISEIPPATKAVTKDSVYDSFDREAKAKKLAWPVNCNPPSTSV comes from the coding sequence ATGGTCTTTGCTTCCAGAATGGAGCCCAGCAAGCTATCCGTGGTGACGGCGACCCTGCAGAACCACAGCTGCACCGCGGGCCCCACGCCCCTGCCGCAGCGTGACCTCATCCAAGTCCTTGAGGACCGCAGCTGGCCGGGCAACAGCACGGACCTTCGGTACGGACCGAGGCCCGGGGAAGTGGCCGCAGCCAGCATCTTCTTCGGGACGCTGTGGCTGTTCTCTGTCTTCGGCAACTCCCTGGTTTGTCTGGTCATCCACCGGAGCCGGAGGACTCAGTCCACCACCAACTACTTTGTGGTGTCCATGGCGTGCGCCGATCTCCTGGTCAGCGTGGGCAGCACGCCCTTCGTCCTGCTCCAGTTCGCCACGGGCAGGTGGACGCTGGGCAGCGCCATGTGCAAGGTGGTGCGGTACTTTCAGTACCTCACCCCCGGGGTCCAGATCTACGTCCTGCTGTCCATCTGCATAGACCGCTTCTACACCATCGTCTACCCACTGAGCTTCAAGGTGTCCAGAGAAAAGGCCAAGAAGATGATCGCGGCCTCGTGGGTGCTGGACGCGGCCTTTGTGTCCCCCGTGCTCTTTTTCTACGGCTCAGGCTGGGACGGCCACTGTAactacttcctccctccctcctggcaGGGCACCGCCTACACCGTCACCCACTTCCTGGTGGGCTTCCTCATCCCCTCTGCCCTCATCACCCTGTTTTACCAGAAGGTGGTCAAGTACATCTGGAGGCTGGGCAGCGACGGGCGGACGGTGAGGAGGACTATGAACATCGTGCCGAGGACCAAGGTGAGGGCGGTGAAGATGCTCCTGGTCCTGAACGCGCTGTTCGCGCTCTCCTGGCTGCCCTTCCACCTCGCGCAGCTCTGGCACCCGCGCGAGCAGGACCGGCGGGGAAGCGCGCTCGTGTTCACGGCCGTGGCGTGGGTCTCCTTCGGCTCCTCGGCCGCGAAGCCCACGCTGTACTCGGTCTACAACGCCAGCTTCAGGCGGGGCGTGAAGGAGACCTTGTGCATGTCCTCCATGAAGTGCTACCGCAGCAACGCCTACACCATCACGGCCAGCTCCAGGGTGGCCAGGAGGAACTACGTTGGCATCTCGGAAATCCCGCCCGCGACCAAGGCCGTCACCAAGGACTCGGTCTACGACTCCTTCGACCGCGAAGCCAAGGCAAAGAAGCTCGCTTGGCCGGTCAACTGCAACCCGCCCAGCACCTCCGTGTGA